One stretch of Alphaproteobacteria bacterium DNA includes these proteins:
- a CDS encoding DMT family transporter encodes MPPFRSLAAAGRAPVALQAAALMVVAMTCFTIMSATIRHLSGGLSPFEIAFFRNFFGLVALAPWFWQHGLGGLRTRRHGLFALRGLMGPLNMWAWFYALSLMPLGDVMALSFTAPLFATIAAVLFLREVVRGRRWTATAIGFLGTLIIVRPGAGVLEPGALLVLFSSAMLGLNVCIVKVLARTEKSGAIVAYMGIYLAPITLIPALFVWQWPTAAEWFWLALIGGVATLGHLAITRALAMAEASAMAPYDFVRLPIAALIGFFAFGEVPDIWTWVGAAIIFSATLYITHREAQLSRELAAREASGSGGEAQVTPPGG; translated from the coding sequence ATGCCGCCGTTCCGATCTCTTGCCGCCGCCGGGCGCGCGCCCGTCGCCTTGCAGGCGGCGGCCCTGATGGTCGTCGCCATGACCTGCTTCACCATCATGTCGGCCACCATCCGCCACCTCTCGGGTGGCCTCTCGCCCTTCGAGATCGCCTTCTTCCGCAACTTTTTCGGGCTCGTGGCCCTGGCGCCCTGGTTCTGGCAACACGGGCTAGGTGGGCTGAGGACGCGACGCCACGGCCTCTTTGCGCTGCGCGGCCTGATGGGGCCCTTGAACATGTGGGCCTGGTTCTATGCCCTCTCGCTGATGCCGCTGGGCGATGTCATGGCATTGAGCTTCACGGCACCGCTGTTTGCCACCATCGCCGCCGTGTTGTTTTTGCGCGAGGTGGTGCGCGGGCGGCGCTGGACGGCCACGGCGATCGGCTTTCTCGGCACCTTGATCATCGTCCGGCCGGGCGCCGGCGTGCTCGAGCCGGGCGCCCTGCTGGTGCTTTTTTCCTCCGCCATGCTGGGCCTCAACGTCTGCATCGTGAAGGTGCTGGCGCGCACGGAAAAGTCCGGCGCCATCGTCGCCTACATGGGGATCTATCTGGCACCCATCACGCTGATCCCGGCGCTTTTCGTCTGGCAGTGGCCAACGGCCGCCGAATGGTTCTGGCTGGCGCTGATCGGCGGCGTCGCCACCTTGGGCCACCTGGCCATCACCCGGGCGCTCGCCATGGCCGAGGCCTCGGCCATGGCGCCCTACGATTTCGTGCGCCTGCCCATCGCCGCGCTGATCGGGTTTTTTGCCTTCGGCGAGGTGCCCGACATCTGGACCTGGGTGGGCGCCGCGATAATTTTCAGCGCCACGCTTTACATCACCCACCGCGAGGCCCAGTTGTCGCGTGAGCTGGCCGCCCGCGAAGCCTCCGGCAGCGGCGGCGAGGCCCAGGTGACGCCGCCGGGGGGGTAA